In Bythopirellula goksoeyrii, a single window of DNA contains:
- a CDS encoding M14-type cytosolic carboxypeptidase encodes MFLLLGTSARAVIMLDGDFDHGGLDEANSSVVGSQVQLAGRDNYNPGQWKWLYFSASGVNGLQPIFQIDDDFNTGGSSLNGHEMVYSYDQENWSFFDNNVRNSSADTFTFSNDSAFSQDQVWVAYGLPYPAARTANHTAELVSSPWVSPTLSGNSSLVIGQSPGGIDDLGRTVAPQDMYGYKISDPTGAAVKKKVALVSGVHSNETLGNFNLEGLVDFLVSDELEAALLRKYADFYVYPMGNPDGRFAGYNRSTVQRESLDPNRYWVPPNYNNLDDIEVVGDALIADTGGDVDYLLDFHSTVNDTYAYHHGLLLPAYQSDPMWLNLLSLEPNVITGGASLIDDTGAKFGRDHLNAEFSATFETRFLAGENVDRFLALGRNFGLAFEQAFVVPLDLNFDGQFNAQDWTKFLAGAETNLSVLSTIDAYAAGDLNGDGFNNLVDFGIFKNEYIAVYGLAGFQALVAEVPEPNSLLIPLLLLGSVPLLRPIRQPISFLGH; translated from the coding sequence ATGTTTCTCTTGCTGGGCACCAGCGCTCGGGCTGTTATCATGCTCGATGGTGATTTTGATCACGGCGGGCTGGATGAAGCCAACTCATCCGTGGTTGGCAGTCAGGTGCAGTTGGCAGGTCGAGACAACTACAATCCGGGGCAGTGGAAGTGGTTGTATTTCTCCGCCAGTGGTGTCAATGGACTCCAGCCAATATTTCAGATCGACGATGATTTCAACACGGGTGGCAGCAGTCTCAACGGCCATGAAATGGTTTACAGCTACGATCAGGAGAATTGGAGTTTCTTCGACAATAATGTCCGCAATAGCAGTGCAGATACATTTACGTTTTCCAACGATAGTGCCTTCTCTCAAGACCAGGTCTGGGTTGCCTATGGACTCCCCTACCCCGCCGCCCGAACGGCTAATCATACCGCGGAGCTAGTCTCTAGTCCCTGGGTAAGTCCAACCCTCAGTGGCAACAGCTCCTTGGTGATCGGCCAATCACCAGGGGGAATCGATGATCTGGGTCGCACCGTTGCGCCGCAGGACATGTATGGTTACAAGATTTCCGATCCTACGGGGGCGGCAGTCAAGAAGAAAGTCGCCCTGGTAAGCGGAGTTCACTCCAACGAAACCCTGGGGAACTTCAATCTAGAGGGACTCGTGGATTTTCTTGTGAGTGACGAATTAGAAGCAGCCCTGCTGCGCAAGTACGCTGATTTTTACGTCTATCCTATGGGGAATCCTGACGGTCGTTTTGCAGGGTACAATCGCAGCACAGTTCAGCGAGAATCACTCGACCCCAATCGGTACTGGGTACCCCCTAACTACAACAATCTGGATGATATCGAAGTCGTAGGGGATGCGTTGATAGCCGACACGGGAGGCGATGTGGACTACCTGCTCGATTTTCATTCGACTGTGAACGATACGTATGCCTATCATCATGGACTGCTTTTACCAGCCTATCAATCAGATCCGATGTGGTTGAATCTCCTTTCTTTAGAACCGAACGTAATCACTGGCGGCGCATCGTTGATTGATGACACGGGCGCCAAGTTTGGACGTGACCATCTCAATGCTGAATTCTCAGCGACGTTCGAAACTCGTTTTCTGGCGGGCGAGAACGTCGACCGTTTCCTCGCGCTGGGACGCAACTTTGGCCTCGCCTTTGAACAAGCTTTTGTTGTTCCTTTGGATCTGAATTTCGATGGCCAATTCAACGCTCAGGATTGGACAAAATTCCTTGCCGGCGCCGAAACCAATCTGTCCGTACTCTCGACAATTGACGCTTATGCGGCTGGCGACCTGAACGGAGATGGTTTCAATAACCTTGTTGATTTTGGTATCTTCAAAAACGAATACATCGCCGTCTATGGTCTTGCCGGTTTCCAGGCGCTCGTTGCTGAAGTGCCGGAGCCGAATTCGTTATTGATCCCGTTACTTTTGCTTGGCAGTGTTCCACTGTTGAGACCCATTCGACAACCCATCAGTTTCCTAGGTCATTAA
- a CDS encoding gamma-glutamyltransferase family protein gives MEYSRLPLVVLLAVALTDATASAQQVIEAEKYAVASGHEAATTIGLEVLRDGGNVIDAAIATSLAVGVAEPYGSGLGGKLILLYREAATGKVYSIVALCTSPADLDPKEFTQLSSAERKIGYKSVGVPGLVAGLDEAYERWGSKPWQSLVEPAAQLAEDGIEIDATMQGLYKSHVSDLQKDPEASDLYLYEGELPPIGARLKNADLAATLRVIANEGGRAFYEGTTAKNIVRAAQKAGAAMSVDDFRNYQADFGEPLSVEYRGYRIYSCPPPLTGGATVLAVLKAMEQQPPLGADASFLTYANRMGRTLLCLYPQIQAELADADTSPSDAEAMLTQQAAERLAAAASQVDPQNPYPKTEKVDAAADGLPAASTTHLVVADSAGNMVSLTQSLSLHFGAAVVAPGTGFLLNDSMSNFSTHDPENVNHVGAGKRARSTIAPILVTQGDRAVLTLGIPGGQRIPTTTTQLLWQFFDRGQSLKETFAAPRFHLMRPVTAKQPFNLMEFEKDAPASWDQELAGLGWKTKRYPRNGHYFGGGNAIEIAETGKLIGVADPRRTNFVAGD, from the coding sequence ATGGAGTATTCAAGATTACCATTGGTGGTCTTATTAGCGGTCGCCCTGACCGACGCGACAGCCTCCGCACAGCAGGTCATTGAGGCTGAGAAGTATGCCGTTGCCAGTGGGCACGAGGCTGCGACCACCATCGGACTGGAAGTGCTTCGCGATGGGGGGAACGTCATAGACGCCGCTATCGCAACTTCATTGGCCGTGGGGGTTGCCGAACCCTATGGCTCTGGCTTGGGTGGCAAGCTGATACTTCTCTATCGCGAAGCGGCCACAGGGAAAGTGTATTCCATTGTGGCACTGTGTACTTCGCCGGCTGATTTGGATCCAAAAGAGTTTACCCAACTCTCCTCTGCAGAACGTAAGATTGGCTACAAGTCCGTGGGAGTGCCGGGGCTGGTTGCCGGGCTTGATGAAGCCTATGAACGGTGGGGGTCGAAACCCTGGCAGAGTTTAGTTGAGCCAGCCGCTCAGTTGGCCGAAGACGGCATCGAGATCGATGCGACAATGCAGGGCCTCTACAAGTCGCATGTCTCAGACTTGCAAAAAGATCCCGAGGCATCGGACCTCTATCTGTATGAGGGAGAGCTCCCACCGATTGGTGCGCGACTCAAGAACGCCGACCTGGCAGCGACACTCCGTGTGATAGCGAATGAAGGTGGGCGGGCATTTTATGAAGGGACGACGGCCAAAAACATTGTCCGTGCTGCCCAGAAGGCAGGCGCGGCGATGTCAGTCGATGATTTCCGCAACTATCAAGCCGATTTCGGCGAGCCACTTTCGGTTGAGTACCGGGGATATCGAATTTATTCCTGCCCACCACCACTGACAGGTGGAGCAACGGTGCTTGCTGTACTCAAGGCCATGGAACAACAACCACCTCTGGGTGCCGACGCAAGCTTTCTGACTTATGCAAATCGAATGGGGCGAACCTTACTGTGCCTCTATCCACAGATTCAAGCCGAACTGGCGGATGCCGACACTTCCCCGAGCGATGCCGAGGCTATGCTCACCCAGCAGGCTGCTGAACGGCTAGCTGCGGCAGCCAGCCAGGTTGATCCCCAGAATCCGTATCCGAAGACTGAAAAAGTTGACGCTGCAGCTGACGGTTTGCCGGCGGCCAGCACCACGCATTTGGTCGTCGCCGACTCAGCAGGCAATATGGTGAGCCTCACCCAATCGCTGAGTCTTCATTTTGGGGCCGCGGTCGTGGCCCCTGGAACAGGGTTCCTACTCAACGACAGCATGAGTAATTTTTCTACGCATGATCCAGAAAACGTGAATCATGTGGGTGCCGGCAAACGAGCGCGTAGCACGATTGCGCCAATTCTTGTCACCCAAGGAGATCGGGCAGTGCTAACGCTGGGGATCCCCGGCGGCCAGCGTATTCCTACCACGACGACCCAATTACTCTGGCAGTTTTTTGATCGTGGACAAAGCTTGAAAGAGACATTTGCAGCGCCCCGATTCCATCTCATGCGGCCCGTGACCGCTAAGCAACCGTTCAACTTGATGGAGTTTGAGAAGGACGCCCCGGCAAGCTGGGATCAAGAGTTGGCAGGCCTGGGATGGAAAACGAAACGCTATCCCCGCAACGGTCATTACTTCGGGGGCGGCAATGCGATCGAGATTGCGGAAACCGGCAAATTAATTGGAGTCGCCGACCCCAGACGCACAAACTTCGTCGCGGGAGATTAG
- a CDS encoding 3-keto-disaccharide hydrolase: MNYLKVVTFTLALVALAYGVCAEEDRQLKVSLFNGESLDGWQQRNGTASYRVEDGMIVGKTNEGSPNSFLCTTKDYGDFELSFEVKVDDPLNSGVQIRSKCEGDTPEGRVHGPQVEIATNGTAGFIYGEALDTGWLSEDRSDKQAQEAFKKGEWNQYRVVAKGKTIQTWINGVPVADLVDEKSGMASGFIGLQVHQIGKGTGPYEVRWRNLELTEL, from the coding sequence ATGAACTATTTGAAAGTCGTTACTTTTACATTGGCCCTAGTTGCATTGGCTTACGGTGTTTGCGCTGAGGAAGATCGCCAGCTCAAAGTCTCCTTATTCAATGGCGAGTCGCTCGATGGTTGGCAGCAACGAAATGGAACGGCATCGTATCGTGTTGAAGATGGCATGATTGTTGGAAAAACTAACGAAGGAAGTCCTAACTCGTTTCTTTGCACGACGAAGGATTATGGTGATTTTGAATTGAGTTTCGAAGTGAAAGTCGATGATCCGTTAAACTCGGGCGTCCAGATACGCTCCAAGTGCGAAGGCGATACACCGGAAGGCCGAGTGCATGGCCCACAGGTAGAGATTGCCACCAACGGCACGGCGGGCTTCATCTATGGCGAGGCCCTCGACACCGGCTGGCTCAGCGAAGACCGTAGTGATAAGCAGGCTCAAGAAGCCTTCAAGAAGGGCGAGTGGAACCAATACCGCGTAGTTGCCAAGGGGAAGACGATTCAGACGTGGATCAATGGAGTACCCGTTGCAGACCTTGTCGACGAGAAAAGCGGCATGGCTAGTGGATTCATCGGACTCCAAGTTCACCAAATTGGCAAGGGAACTGGTCCCTACGAAGTGCGTTGGCGCAACCTCGAGCTGACCGAACTTTAA
- a CDS encoding SulP family inorganic anion transporter, which produces MFRFKQDFLASIVVFLVALPLCMGIAIASGAPVAAGLITGIIGGLVVGSIAGCPLQVSGPAAGLTVIVYEIIQTIGLEMLGLAVLLGGAIQVVAGLLRWGQWFRAVSPAVIQGMLAGIGFLILASQFHVMIDDKPKGTGAQNLATIPQAIGKSLAMPQFAPVEVRELRSDLLHEVGELHRRQVNIQERLAEHAPHVPGAEPSVAEDAEPPAVTMPELVDQQQNLVEHLKALTSQVQRLETITEGSKRSQRIQAATAEALTQSEAALAGMQDGTLNEALTLQKESILAFDNLLANLKNHHLAAALGVVTIMTILLWQASAPKALKVVPAPLVAIILATILATVFVIPVLYVEIPDNLWEDVRFPNLAMLSNAPWAELAKAAILIAVVASAETLLCATAVDQMQQESRTSYDRELFAQGVGNVLCGLVGALPMTGVIVRSSANIQAGGKTRLSAVLHGFWLLLFVSALSFLLRLIPTSSLAAMLVYIGYKLINVKAIVKLREYGWGEVAIYAATVGTIVFTDLLTGVLVGIALSALKILYTFSHLETELSMGENGEKTAVLMLKGSATFIRLPKLAAMLEKVPEDVDLHVDFSYLDYIDHACLDLLMNWAKRHESGKGNLVIDWGSLHSRFDRMARIKKDESERKDEGKQLAASS; this is translated from the coding sequence ATGTTTAGATTCAAGCAAGATTTCCTCGCCTCGATTGTCGTCTTTCTCGTAGCCCTGCCGTTGTGCATGGGTATTGCGATTGCCTCAGGCGCACCCGTGGCAGCGGGGCTGATTACAGGCATCATTGGCGGACTTGTTGTGGGCTCCATCGCAGGTTGTCCTCTGCAAGTGAGTGGCCCTGCGGCGGGGCTTACAGTGATTGTTTATGAGATTATCCAAACGATTGGCCTCGAAATGCTGGGGTTGGCCGTGCTGCTGGGTGGAGCGATCCAGGTCGTGGCAGGTTTACTGAGATGGGGTCAATGGTTTCGTGCTGTTTCTCCAGCGGTGATTCAGGGGATGCTCGCAGGGATCGGTTTTTTAATTCTGGCAAGCCAGTTTCATGTGATGATCGACGACAAACCCAAGGGGACAGGGGCTCAGAATTTAGCGACTATCCCTCAAGCCATCGGCAAGAGTCTAGCCATGCCGCAGTTCGCGCCGGTTGAGGTTCGTGAGCTTCGCTCCGATCTTCTCCATGAAGTAGGAGAGCTCCATCGGCGTCAAGTGAACATCCAAGAGCGGCTTGCCGAGCACGCCCCGCACGTTCCTGGAGCTGAACCCTCTGTGGCAGAAGACGCTGAGCCGCCAGCAGTCACCATGCCTGAACTTGTCGATCAACAGCAAAACCTGGTCGAGCATTTGAAGGCACTCACAAGCCAGGTTCAGCGACTTGAAACAATCACCGAAGGAAGCAAACGCTCGCAACGGATTCAGGCCGCCACGGCCGAAGCCCTTACCCAGAGCGAGGCTGCGCTGGCAGGCATGCAAGACGGCACGCTGAATGAAGCATTAACATTGCAAAAGGAAAGCATTTTGGCGTTCGACAATTTGCTGGCGAATCTCAAGAACCATCATCTGGCCGCTGCGTTGGGGGTCGTGACTATTATGACGATCCTTCTCTGGCAGGCGTCTGCTCCCAAAGCCCTCAAAGTTGTGCCGGCACCCCTGGTTGCCATCATACTTGCTACAATTTTAGCAACCGTGTTCGTTATTCCCGTGTTGTATGTCGAGATCCCCGACAACCTTTGGGAGGATGTAAGGTTTCCTAATCTTGCGATGCTCAGCAATGCTCCCTGGGCTGAACTGGCGAAGGCGGCCATCTTGATCGCTGTGGTCGCCAGTGCCGAGACGCTGCTCTGTGCGACGGCTGTCGACCAGATGCAGCAAGAGTCACGTACCTCCTATGATCGTGAACTCTTTGCCCAAGGGGTGGGCAACGTGCTTTGTGGATTAGTAGGCGCCTTGCCGATGACGGGAGTCATTGTTCGTAGCTCGGCCAACATCCAGGCAGGTGGCAAAACGCGTCTGTCGGCAGTCCTCCACGGCTTTTGGCTCTTGTTATTTGTCAGCGCACTGTCGTTCTTATTGCGGTTGATCCCCACTTCGAGCCTTGCGGCCATGCTTGTTTACATTGGCTACAAGCTCATTAATGTTAAAGCAATCGTTAAGCTGCGTGAATATGGTTGGGGGGAAGTTGCCATCTATGCCGCCACAGTGGGGACAATTGTGTTCACCGACTTGCTCACCGGTGTACTAGTAGGAATTGCTCTCTCGGCTCTGAAGATTCTTTACACTTTTTCCCACTTGGAAACAGAACTTTCGATGGGTGAAAATGGTGAAAAAACAGCCGTATTGATGCTAAAAGGGTCGGCAACTTTCATCCGTTTGCCGAAGCTGGCCGCCATGCTGGAGAAGGTTCCTGAAGATGTGGATCTCCATGTGGACTTTTCCTATCTAGACTATATCGATCACGCCTGTCTTGATCTCTTAATGAACTGGGCTAAACGGCATGAATCTGGCAAGGGAAACCTAGTCATCGATTGGGGTTCGCTCCACTCGCGATTCGACCGCATGGCACGCATTAAGAAAGACGAATCCGAGCGTAAGGATGAAGGGAAACAGCTAGCAGCTAGTAGTTAG
- a CDS encoding carbonic anhydrase: MKKFVKGVCQFQQDTFTSQQLLLEGLANGQQPLALFITCSVSRIVPNLITKTDPGELFIVRNAGNFVPAYGTVARGEASTFKYAIGVLNIKDIIICGHSQCAALNGLLPPDQLPDLPAVNSRFGQAESTARIIKENDSHITDSQTLLTAAVEINVLVQLESLRTYPTVAWALNRGDVRLHGWVYKFETGQVFFYQPDQEHFVPLDEAALGPRSEQAFCIPFDLSRFHLFFWSPCMSSKHSASTPLLRRVAQDHESQICFGAALICLGIGLCGLVLNMFFTLPASLDALFVTSVFFGLLGTVRAAHLQGEYSSGRLDLPREDSATHDQEKIRSAA; encoded by the coding sequence ATGAAGAAATTCGTCAAAGGAGTTTGCCAATTTCAGCAAGATACTTTTACCTCACAGCAACTTCTCTTGGAGGGATTGGCCAATGGTCAACAGCCACTGGCACTGTTTATCACTTGCTCCGTCTCGCGCATTGTACCCAATCTGATTACAAAAACTGACCCTGGCGAATTGTTTATTGTTCGCAATGCGGGCAACTTCGTTCCAGCCTATGGAACAGTTGCTAGGGGCGAAGCTTCTACGTTTAAATACGCAATCGGCGTGCTGAATATCAAAGACATCATAATCTGCGGGCATTCGCAATGCGCAGCGCTGAACGGCCTCTTGCCCCCGGATCAACTTCCGGATTTGCCAGCAGTCAATTCGCGGTTTGGCCAGGCTGAATCAACGGCGCGCATTATCAAGGAGAACGACTCCCACATCACAGACTCTCAGACACTGCTCACCGCAGCTGTAGAGATCAATGTTCTCGTGCAACTGGAGAGTCTCCGCACTTATCCTACGGTTGCATGGGCTTTGAATCGGGGTGATGTGCGACTTCACGGCTGGGTCTACAAGTTCGAAACTGGCCAGGTATTTTTCTATCAGCCTGATCAAGAACATTTTGTTCCGCTCGATGAAGCAGCCTTGGGTCCCAGGAGCGAACAGGCATTTTGCATACCATTTGATCTATCACGATTTCATCTTTTTTTCTGGAGTCCATGCATGAGTTCGAAACATTCAGCCTCTACACCGTTGTTACGCCGAGTTGCTCAAGACCACGAATCGCAGATTTGTTTTGGTGCCGCTTTGATTTGCTTGGGGATTGGTCTTTGCGGACTAGTACTCAACATGTTCTTTACGCTTCCTGCGTCGCTTGACGCTTTATTTGTGACCAGCGTATTTTTCGGGCTGCTTGGTACAGTGCGTGCTGCTCACCTCCAGGGTGAGTACTCCTCTGGCCGTTTGGACCTTCCTCGGGAGGATTCAGCTACGCACGATCAAGAAAAAATCCGTTCCGCTGCTTAG
- a CDS encoding PTS sugar transporter subunit IIA: protein MKRLLEACDDGLLMLDVSATSLDDTIQQMVDMLIRTGALSATDAPKMLAALRNREKLAASAIGHSVAVPHSYLSCIEEPKIVIARLKHAINAGAPDGVPTRFVFLLVGPTDATAEHLDSLASVARLMSDGEFRYQAQIAKTPEDFRAAVASRIEGEVAPAVPVDSSEGLQYSGRLFGGLLADIRRRLPYYASDFRDGLNRKCVASTLFLFFACMAPTIIFGGLMGKLTEDHIGAVELIVATAFCGIVYALFAGQPLALIGGTGPMLAFTAILYTYCDTHDIPFLPAYTWVGIWTAVFVVIMSVTDASCLMRFFTRFTDEIFAALISLIFISEAVKNLIAIYDRVPEGNSQGYGVANLSLLLALGTFYVAMSLSRFRHSHLLLPAVREFFADFGPTIAIASMAAIAYFARDVTPLEPLPAPSVFGTTSGRPWLVPFLDAPNWLIWGTIAPGLLSSVLVFLDQNITVRLVNSPDNRLKKGSSYHLDLGIVGVLIAICSIFGLPWLVAATVRSLNHLRSLATSEEVIDKRGVSHTQILHVRENRITGVSIHLLIGMSLLLLPALHYIPLAVLFGLFLYMGVVSMRGNQFFQRIGLWLTDPALYPSTHYVRRVSKKTLHLFTLIQFACLVVLWIIKSSAAGILFPLFIALLVPFRYTLGYLFSEKDLAVLDAEENPIEEEETWS from the coding sequence TTGAAGCGATTGTTGGAAGCATGTGACGACGGTCTCTTGATGCTCGATGTTTCGGCAACGAGTCTTGACGACACGATCCAGCAAATGGTGGACATGCTGATCCGCACGGGGGCGCTCTCGGCGACCGATGCTCCCAAGATGCTTGCCGCCCTCAGGAATCGTGAGAAGCTGGCCGCTTCTGCCATCGGCCATTCGGTGGCGGTACCGCATTCTTATCTTTCTTGCATCGAAGAGCCGAAGATTGTGATTGCTCGGCTCAAGCACGCAATCAACGCCGGTGCCCCCGACGGGGTTCCTACGAGGTTCGTGTTTCTGCTTGTGGGGCCGACCGATGCTACGGCAGAACATCTTGATTCCTTAGCAAGTGTCGCCCGGTTGATGTCGGATGGCGAGTTCCGCTACCAAGCCCAAATCGCCAAGACACCCGAGGATTTTCGAGCAGCAGTGGCTTCCAGGATCGAAGGAGAAGTCGCCCCGGCGGTTCCCGTCGATTCTAGCGAAGGGCTGCAATATAGTGGCCGGCTCTTCGGAGGATTGTTGGCGGACATTCGCCGCCGATTGCCTTACTATGCGAGCGATTTTCGAGATGGCTTGAATCGCAAGTGCGTCGCTTCGACGTTGTTCCTCTTCTTTGCTTGCATGGCACCCACGATCATCTTCGGTGGTCTCATGGGAAAGTTGACTGAAGACCACATCGGTGCTGTGGAACTGATCGTCGCGACCGCTTTCTGTGGAATCGTCTATGCCCTGTTCGCGGGACAACCGCTTGCTCTCATCGGCGGTACAGGGCCGATGCTCGCTTTCACAGCGATTCTTTATACCTACTGCGATACACACGACATCCCATTTTTACCTGCCTATACTTGGGTGGGTATTTGGACGGCCGTCTTCGTTGTGATCATGTCCGTCACGGATGCCAGTTGCCTGATGCGATTCTTTACCCGGTTTACTGACGAAATTTTTGCTGCCCTGATATCACTGATTTTTATCTCTGAAGCCGTCAAAAACTTGATCGCCATTTACGACCGAGTCCCGGAGGGAAATTCCCAGGGTTATGGCGTAGCCAACCTGTCTCTGCTCCTGGCGTTGGGGACTTTCTATGTGGCGATGAGTTTGAGCCGCTTTCGACATAGTCATCTCCTCTTGCCGGCAGTACGGGAGTTTTTCGCAGATTTTGGGCCGACCATTGCCATCGCTTCTATGGCCGCGATTGCTTACTTCGCACGAGATGTTACCCCCTTGGAACCGTTGCCAGCTCCTTCAGTTTTTGGAACCACCTCCGGACGTCCTTGGCTGGTGCCCTTCCTGGACGCTCCTAACTGGCTCATCTGGGGTACGATTGCCCCTGGCCTATTGAGTAGCGTCTTGGTATTTCTGGACCAGAATATCACGGTGCGACTCGTAAACAGCCCCGATAACCGTCTGAAGAAGGGTTCGTCCTACCATCTCGATTTGGGCATTGTGGGCGTCTTGATCGCAATTTGCTCAATCTTTGGTTTGCCGTGGTTAGTTGCCGCTACGGTCCGTTCGCTGAATCACTTGCGCAGCCTGGCCACCTCGGAAGAGGTGATCGATAAAAGGGGCGTATCGCACACCCAGATCCTTCACGTACGAGAAAATCGCATTACAGGTGTTTCGATCCATCTTCTTATTGGAATGTCATTGCTGTTGTTGCCTGCCTTGCACTACATTCCCTTGGCAGTCCTGTTCGGGCTCTTCCTGTACATGGGGGTCGTTTCGATGAGAGGGAACCAGTTCTTCCAACGCATTGGACTCTGGCTCACGGACCCAGCGCTATATCCCTCGACCCACTATGTTCGACGGGTATCGAAAAAGACGTTGCACCTCTTCACGTTAATCCAGTTCGCCTGCCTCGTAGTGCTGTGGATCATAAAGAGTAGTGCCGCCGGGATTCTGTTCCCGTTGTTTATCGCCCTGTTGGTCCCTTTTCGATACACGCTCGGCTATCTGTTTAGTGAAAAGGATCTAGCCGTCTTAGATGCTGAGGAGAATCCAATCGAGGAAGAAGAAACCTGGTCGTAG
- a CDS encoding DUF1559 family PulG-like putative transporter codes for MVRRNTRSHCAFTLVELLVVIAIIGVLVALLLPAIQAAREAARRAQCTNNLHNIGLAVHNYASARNTLPPGDVRDPTFNGGTQVKSMYSWITLIMPYIEEANAHGVMDWTQGLELNQSAINPAHHIFIKTFACPSEINQASEIGIVNPFYGARGNYVGNAGLGWFWAEDVSPNDQLAGWLADTSAGGNPLKARPSTSATGIHMTGLGSFVVSSVDPVKGRRFSEFTDGTSNTAAVSELRLVPDLDTRGAMHFGPASLYMHDWVPNVPSGQLNTLNGFKAEDWTRYCDRLGLPREIAPCKQASDGWKGLWQHSARSYHTGGVNLAMADGSTKFISNDTDLLVWMALGTSDGGEVVDSSF; via the coding sequence ATGGTTCGCCGCAATACCCGTTCTCACTGCGCGTTTACTTTGGTTGAGCTGTTGGTGGTCATTGCCATCATCGGCGTCTTGGTTGCCCTGCTGTTGCCTGCCATTCAGGCTGCCCGCGAAGCGGCCCGCCGCGCTCAGTGTACCAATAACCTGCACAATATCGGCTTGGCGGTCCACAACTACGCCAGCGCCCGCAATACACTTCCTCCAGGCGACGTCCGCGATCCAACTTTCAACGGCGGTACGCAGGTCAAATCGATGTATAGCTGGATCACATTGATCATGCCCTACATCGAAGAGGCCAACGCCCACGGTGTGATGGACTGGACCCAGGGTTTGGAATTGAATCAAAGTGCTATCAATCCGGCACATCACATCTTCATCAAGACCTTTGCCTGCCCCTCAGAAATTAACCAGGCTTCTGAAATTGGCATTGTGAATCCCTTCTATGGAGCCCGAGGCAACTACGTAGGCAACGCGGGATTGGGATGGTTCTGGGCTGAAGATGTCTCTCCCAACGACCAACTCGCTGGCTGGCTGGCAGACACGAGTGCAGGTGGAAACCCTTTGAAAGCAAGACCTAGTACCTCCGCGACGGGAATTCATATGACGGGTTTAGGTTCTTTTGTGGTCAGTTCTGTCGACCCAGTGAAAGGCAGAAGATTCAGCGAATTCACTGATGGCACCAGCAATACCGCGGCGGTGAGTGAGTTGCGGCTGGTCCCCGATTTGGATACGCGTGGAGCCATGCACTTTGGACCCGCTTCCCTTTACATGCATGACTGGGTGCCCAACGTCCCATCAGGGCAATTGAATACGCTGAACGGCTTCAAAGCGGAAGATTGGACACGTTATTGCGATCGACTTGGCCTCCCCAGAGAAATTGCTCCTTGCAAGCAAGCCTCGGACGGTTGGAAGGGACTATGGCAACATTCAGCCCGCAGTTATCATACTGGCGGAGTCAATCTAGCTATGGCGGATGGATCGACAAAGTTCATCTCCAATGATACTGATCTCTTGGTGTGGATGGCGCTCGGCACCTCCGATGGTGGGGAAGTCGTTGATTCCTCTTTCTAA
- a CDS encoding PEP-CTERM sorting domain-containing protein has protein sequence MKQLSTLAIACVVLSFATSAQATILDDFNSGVIVTDFQFDDTLGTQIQSAANSAAGGLMFDVDTDNDLVVTDGSGHLDASGKNNTEFGSNYVDIAGITSGRVIGLFDVQWAFDENVYDSAQDEEFRLSLIQFDPRSTFVTGEIFFTRTSATEVELVGNAVGTGATDTSTVTLGSSGQLLTMLDVNLSASTMELLYSSDNGTSFVSAGVGALDPTRGIESVRLVINEDFTGDRLLIERFAVSHIIPEPATMSLLLFGFVGLVGRRQRG, from the coding sequence ATGAAGCAGTTAAGTACTCTTGCAATCGCTTGTGTCGTCTTAAGCTTCGCCACCTCGGCGCAGGCCACCATCTTGGACGACTTTAACAGTGGCGTGATCGTCACCGACTTCCAGTTTGATGATACACTTGGCACGCAGATTCAAAGCGCTGCCAACTCTGCCGCGGGTGGGCTCATGTTTGATGTAGATACAGACAATGACCTAGTCGTCACCGATGGCTCAGGACACCTTGATGCTTCGGGAAAGAACAATACGGAGTTTGGAAGCAACTACGTAGATATTGCTGGAATTACTTCAGGGCGAGTCATTGGGCTATTCGATGTTCAGTGGGCGTTCGATGAGAACGTCTATGACTCAGCACAAGATGAAGAGTTCCGTCTTTCGCTTATCCAGTTCGATCCTCGCTCGACCTTTGTCACGGGTGAGATCTTTTTTACTCGCACTTCTGCGACGGAAGTGGAACTTGTGGGCAATGCTGTTGGTACTGGCGCCACCGACACATCTACCGTTACTCTGGGAAGTAGCGGGCAGTTGTTGACCATGCTCGACGTAAATCTGAGCGCCAGCACAATGGAATTGCTCTATTCGTCTGACAATGGCACTTCATTTGTTTCTGCCGGCGTTGGTGCATTGGATCCTACGCGGGGGATTGAATCTGTTCGCTTAGTTATCAACGAAGACTTTACCGGCGACAGGCTCTTGATCGAACGCTTCGCGGTGTCACATATTATTCCTGAGCCAGCCACAATGAGTCTTTTGCTATTTGGCTTCGTTGGCTTGGTAGGACGTCGCCAACGCGGCTAG